In Vigna angularis cultivar LongXiaoDou No.4 chromosome 8, ASM1680809v1, whole genome shotgun sequence, one DNA window encodes the following:
- the LOC108345115 gene encoding uncharacterized protein At3g17950, translated as MLDPATELVPPPSSPTISSISSSDLDTESTGSFFHDRSTTLGTLMGVNFPTITFRVPSQHRNPNSAAEGTGGARRTAAAVKKKKRATIVSTSTAAERRRKWWQLCRDGDTRSASLGDFLEVERRFSDGEFYGTAAELEGMVAGHQQRNGGRVLFVDGRVLPPTADVDDGARAAESLCNRFPVALAGICSGGAA; from the exons ATGCTGGATCCAGCCACTGAATTGGTGCCACCACCATCTTCACCCACaatctcttccatttcttcATCTGATCTTGACACTGAG TCCACCGGATCATTCTTCCATGACAGAAGCACTACATTGGGGACTCTGATGGGAGTGAACTTCCCAACCATTACATTCAGAGTCCCATCGCAGCACCGGAACCCAAATTCCGCAGCCGAGGGCACCGGCGGTGCAAGGAGGACCGCCGCAGCagtcaaaaagaagaaaagggctACCATCGTGTCGACGTCGACAGCAGCGGAGAGACGGCGGAAGTGGTGGCAGCTTTGCCGCGATGGGGACACCAGATCGGCGTCGCTGGGCGATTTTCTGGAGGTGGAGCGGCGCTTCAGCGACGGCGAGTTCTACGGCACGGCGGCGGAGCTCGAGGGGATGGTCGCCGGCCACCAGCAGAGGAACGGTGGAAGAGTGCTGTTCGTCGACGGGAGGGTTCTTCCGCCCACAGCCGACGTCGACGACGGAGCACGGGCGGCAGAGAGCCTTTGCAATCGGTTTCCTGTCGCGCTCGCCGGAATTTGCAGCGGCGGAGCCGCTTAG